In one window of Streptomyces sp. NBC_01224 DNA:
- a CDS encoding MarR family winged helix-turn-helix transcriptional regulator, which translates to MPDTTEQPGPQEPSLDEQIAAYQREFRDLDPQVEQVVSALGRLNRRMNVAYGRQVAALGISNAEWEVLKTLVLAGSPYRLGPGELAKRLGLTPAAMTHRIDRMAGEGLVTRDRDENNRVRVIVELTDEGRTKWLEAMRMASDFEEDLLQDLTGDERGVLGDMLIRLLRRVEHAQPDAGGRLTDLD; encoded by the coding sequence ATGCCTGACACCACCGAGCAGCCCGGCCCCCAGGAGCCGAGCCTCGACGAGCAGATCGCCGCCTATCAGCGCGAGTTCCGTGACCTGGACCCCCAGGTCGAGCAGGTCGTCTCGGCCCTGGGCCGACTGAACCGCCGGATGAACGTGGCGTACGGACGCCAGGTCGCCGCCCTCGGCATCAGCAACGCCGAGTGGGAAGTCCTCAAGACCCTGGTCCTGGCCGGCTCCCCGTACCGCCTGGGCCCGGGAGAGCTGGCCAAGCGCCTCGGTCTCACCCCGGCGGCGATGACCCACCGCATCGATCGCATGGCGGGCGAGGGCCTGGTCACCCGCGACCGGGACGAGAACAACCGGGTGCGTGTGATCGTCGAGCTGACCGACGAGGGCCGTACGAAGTGGCTGGAGGCGATGCGCATGGCCTCCGACTTCGAGGAGGACCTGCTCCAGGACCTCACGGGCGACGAACGCGGCGTCCTCGGCGACATGCTGATCCGCCTCCTGCGCCGCGTGGAACACGCCCAGCCGGACGCCGGCGGCCGCCTCACCGACCTGGACTGA